The uncultured Roseibium sp. genome contains a region encoding:
- a CDS encoding branched-chain amino acid ABC transporter permease, giving the protein MSDATIKPRIEKAPLCDRLVEKLPVILVPALALLGLIAVGNPATWLTLTVAGLAMGLMIFIMASGLTVVFGLMDVINFGHGAFISVGAFVGFTVLIWLGGWTSSPSVFLNLAAVFVAILVSMLATAAMGYAFERVIVMPVYGEHLKQILVTMGGLIVAQQLIYVFWGPDEMHVARPESLQGSFVIGEAAVEKYRLVAVGIGIVLFLAMRYVLKSTKIGLLVRAGVENGEMVEALGYRIRRLFLMVFMAGSALAGLGGVMWGLYQETITAHMGQEIMVLVFIVVIIGGLGSVEGCFIGALLVGLLSNYTAFLAPKVALVSTIGLMVVILMWRPQGLYPVVKAK; this is encoded by the coding sequence ATGAGCGACGCGACGATCAAACCGCGCATCGAGAAGGCGCCGCTCTGTGATCGGCTGGTGGAAAAGCTCCCGGTCATTCTGGTTCCGGCGCTCGCATTGCTGGGGCTGATCGCGGTCGGCAATCCGGCGACCTGGCTGACGCTGACCGTCGCCGGTCTCGCCATGGGGCTGATGATCTTCATCATGGCCTCGGGGCTGACTGTCGTCTTCGGCCTGATGGACGTGATCAATTTCGGCCACGGAGCCTTCATCTCGGTTGGTGCCTTTGTCGGCTTCACCGTCCTGATCTGGCTGGGTGGCTGGACATCGTCGCCGAGCGTCTTCCTCAATCTGGCAGCCGTTTTTGTCGCGATCCTGGTGTCGATGCTTGCGACGGCCGCCATGGGTTATGCCTTCGAACGGGTGATCGTCATGCCCGTCTATGGCGAGCACCTGAAGCAGATCCTGGTGACCATGGGCGGCCTCATCGTCGCCCAGCAGCTGATCTATGTCTTCTGGGGCCCGGACGAAATGCATGTGGCACGACCTGAGAGCTTGCAGGGATCGTTTGTCATCGGCGAAGCGGCAGTTGAGAAATACCGTCTGGTGGCCGTCGGCATCGGCATCGTCCTGTTTCTAGCCATGCGATACGTGCTGAAGTCCACCAAGATCGGTCTGCTGGTTCGCGCCGGTGTCGAAAACGGTGAGATGGTCGAGGCATTGGGCTACCGGATCCGGCGCCTGTTCCTGATGGTGTTCATGGCCGGTTCCGCGCTTGCCGGGCTCGGCGGCGTGATGTGGGGCCTCTATCAGGAGACGATTACCGCCCATATGGGGCAGGAAATCATGGTGCTTGTATTCATCGTCGTGATCATCGGCGGGCTCGGATCCGTCGAAGGTTGTTTCATCGGCGCCCTGCTGGTTGGCCTGTTGTCGAACTACACGGCTTTCCTTGCACCAAAGGTCGCGCTGGTTTCAACGATCGGCCTGATGGTGGTCATCCTGATGTGGCGGCCGCAGGGGCTTTACCCCGTCGTCAAGGCGAAGTGA
- a CDS encoding branched-chain amino acid ABC transporter permease produces MLTRLLSGDRPRSRVLTLLLLAIVLSLAFAPFLFPGTKSLETAARICIFIALVASYDLLLGYAGIVSFAHTMFFGIGAYGTALALSATGPSFVSILWGTAAGAIVAAIFALAIGLFSLRVKAIFFAMVTLAVASAFAVLVSQMSWLTGGEDGLNYKIPRVLTPAFKLMNEKVFDVRINGKLLAYYLIFFASAFLFLVMLRIVNSPFGRTLQAVRDNAFRAEAIGYRVVWYRTTATVLSAVIAALSGSLLAIWLRYTGPATTLSMEIMIDILLMVVIGGMGTLYGAVIGATIFILAQTYLQALMGVASDATSSIPFVSDLIAADRWLLWLGMLFILSVYFFPTGIVGRLRTSRA; encoded by the coding sequence ATGCTCACCAGATTGCTCTCCGGCGACAGGCCGCGCAGCCGGGTCCTGACCCTTCTGCTTCTTGCGATCGTCCTATCGCTCGCCTTCGCCCCCTTCCTGTTTCCAGGGACCAAATCCCTGGAAACAGCGGCGCGGATCTGCATCTTCATTGCGCTGGTCGCGAGCTATGATCTGCTGCTCGGTTATGCGGGGATCGTTTCCTTTGCCCACACGATGTTTTTTGGCATCGGTGCCTATGGAACGGCGCTGGCTCTATCCGCGACCGGTCCGAGTTTCGTGTCGATCCTTTGGGGCACAGCCGCAGGGGCCATCGTTGCTGCGATCTTTGCCCTGGCGATCGGACTGTTTTCGTTACGCGTCAAGGCAATCTTCTTCGCCATGGTCACGCTCGCGGTTGCCAGTGCTTTTGCGGTCCTGGTTTCGCAAATGTCCTGGCTGACCGGTGGCGAGGATGGTCTCAACTACAAGATCCCCCGAGTGTTGACGCCGGCCTTCAAGCTGATGAACGAGAAGGTTTTCGATGTCCGGATAAACGGCAAACTGCTCGCCTATTATCTGATTTTCTTTGCCTCGGCATTCCTGTTCCTGGTGATGCTGCGTATCGTCAACTCTCCTTTCGGGCGGACCCTGCAGGCGGTTCGGGACAATGCGTTCCGGGCGGAGGCCATCGGCTATAGAGTCGTCTGGTACCGGACGACAGCAACCGTGCTCTCGGCGGTCATCGCCGCACTTTCCGGATCGCTGCTTGCGATCTGGCTGCGCTATACGGGACCGGCAACCACGCTCTCCATGGAGATCATGATCGATATCCTGCTGATGGTGGTGATCGGTGGCATGGGCACGCTTTATGGCGCGGTGATTGGGGCCACGATCTTCATTCTGGCCCAGACCTATCTTCAGGCACTGATGGGCGTTGCCTCCGACGCGACAAGTTCTATTCCCTTCGTCTCCGATCTGATCGCAGCAGACCGCTGGCTGTTGTGGCTTGGCATGCTCTTCATCCTGTCGGTCTATTTCTTCCCGACCGGGATCGTCGGCAGGCTTCGGACCTCGCGCGCATGA
- a CDS encoding alpha/beta hydrolase, whose protein sequence is MSETGLHVRVEEGGGSPLILLHGWSCHGGFFAPQIKALSGEARVLVPDLPGHGETGRRLPLTVEAAADAVAELIGSRSLSGVTLCGWSMGAHVAYSYAERHGTDRLRQIVAIDMSPKVLNAPDWPNGSLGGLDAGRNVHVLEAMVPDWPKLAPRVAERIFARDEAPDPALLAFAKREIGKADPNLLMPMWASLTDQDFRSFLQQLDIPLHLAFGAKSPLYGAGVHDWHEVHVPDVGLRIFDRSGHSPHLEEVDAFNTWLSGLLSKAGQDDDAISGRR, encoded by the coding sequence ATGAGTGAGACGGGGCTCCATGTCCGCGTAGAGGAGGGGGGCGGTTCGCCGCTCATCCTTCTGCATGGTTGGTCGTGCCATGGTGGTTTCTTCGCCCCCCAGATCAAGGCCTTGTCCGGCGAAGCGCGAGTTCTGGTGCCGGATCTGCCCGGTCACGGGGAAACCGGGAGACGGTTACCGCTGACGGTTGAGGCGGCAGCCGATGCGGTGGCGGAATTGATCGGCAGTCGCAGCCTTTCCGGCGTCACGCTGTGCGGCTGGTCCATGGGCGCGCATGTCGCCTATTCCTACGCCGAGCGCCATGGAACCGACCGGCTGAGGCAGATCGTTGCCATCGACATGTCGCCCAAGGTGCTGAACGCACCGGACTGGCCAAACGGGTCTCTCGGCGGGCTCGATGCCGGGCGCAATGTCCATGTTCTCGAGGCCATGGTACCCGATTGGCCGAAGCTTGCGCCTAGGGTCGCGGAGCGGATCTTTGCGCGCGATGAGGCCCCGGACCCGGCGTTGTTGGCCTTTGCCAAGCGGGAAATCGGAAAGGCAGATCCGAACCTGCTCATGCCCATGTGGGCGTCGCTGACGGATCAGGATTTCCGTTCCTTCCTGCAGCAGCTCGACATCCCGTTGCATCTGGCCTTCGGTGCGAAAAGCCCGCTTTACGGGGCAGGGGTGCACGACTGGCATGAGGTGCACGTCCCCGATGTCGGTTTGCGGATCTTCGACAGATCCGGACACTCCCCACATCTGGAAGAGGTCGACGCCTTCAATACCTGGCTCTCGGGCTTGCTGAGCAAAGCCGGACAGGACGACGACGCCATATCCGGCCGGCGATGA
- a CDS encoding phosphate acetyltransferase, with the protein MTFEIGQISEITRTYSGADMTDFARQAGLEGEPPKTVPGPLIGALFSYLLGVKLPGPGTNYLKQDMRFLADAPLGEALTASVTITRLRPEKHLVDLETVCVSERGIRVCEGRALVYVEDVGKA; encoded by the coding sequence ATGACATTCGAAATCGGCCAAATATCTGAAATCACACGGACCTATTCCGGAGCCGACATGACAGACTTCGCCCGGCAAGCCGGATTAGAAGGGGAGCCGCCGAAGACGGTGCCCGGCCCCCTGATCGGCGCGCTGTTCTCCTATCTGCTCGGCGTGAAGCTCCCCGGCCCCGGCACCAATTACCTGAAGCAGGACATGCGCTTCCTGGCGGACGCCCCCCTCGGAGAGGCCCTGACCGCATCGGTCACGATCACACGGTTGCGACCGGAAAAGCATCTCGTGGACCTGGAAACGGTATGCGTGAGCGAGCGCGGCATCCGTGTCTGCGAAGGCCGCGCGCTCGTCTATGTGGAGGATGTCGGCAAGGCTTAA
- a CDS encoding MaoC/PaaZ C-terminal domain-containing protein: MTTTLSAVEESWVPTQQDFDDFAWLSGDDNPIHVDPVFSASTRFGRTVSHGMLLYSRVYGLLRKHWPGATHELQSLMFPNPSYAGEELLFRLTPVADEPNRITVEVCRKTDGLVTLSGECLISGDVQ, translated from the coding sequence TTGACCACTACTCTTTCCGCAGTCGAAGAAAGCTGGGTGCCGACCCAGCAGGATTTCGACGACTTCGCCTGGCTTTCCGGCGACGACAACCCGATCCACGTCGATCCGGTCTTTTCGGCGAGCACCCGCTTCGGCCGGACCGTCTCCCACGGCATGCTGCTTTATTCACGCGTCTACGGTCTCTTACGCAAGCACTGGCCCGGCGCGACCCACGAATTACAGTCGCTGATGTTTCCCAATCCGTCTTATGCCGGAGAAGAGCTGCTGTTCCGTCTCACCCCCGTAGCGGACGAACCGAACAGAATTACGGTCGAGGTTTGCCGCAAGACGGATGGACTCGTGACCCTCTCGGGCGAATGCCTCATTTCCGGAGACGTTCAATGA
- a CDS encoding AMP-binding protein, whose translation MMEWLTDMAAKRAELSPHKTAFVDHDTGTELTFSDVNDRANRTANALLSLGLQRGDRIAVLCLNRSDFFVLLFAAQKTGIILVPLNWRQPEAELEPILALSKARLIIHDSEFRETALNLANALNLTHHAFASKDADRLDTLIAKAPTDPVGDGRIAASAPWYLLFTSGTTGLPKAVIQTAGMAWANMINYSQATGLSGTDRCVNYLPLFHTAGINLPTLPLFLLGGVSFILSKFDADAVVDLMAQGALTSFFGVPAIYQALALHPRIDDVDFAKLKSLGCGGAPVPAHLLTDFMARGATICNGMGMTETGPTVFLMDPENASKKVGSVGKAQILSEVRLENADGKIVQGAGEGELQLRGPGITPGYMDNPEATEASFTKDGWLKSGDVARRDEEGYYYIVDRIKDMYISGGENVYPAEVEKVLTTHPAILEAVVIGVEDERWGEVGAAFLVERPGTTIDTAGLPAWCRERLAPYKIPKSFQVANDLPRTAAGKVRKNILKDTLAQEPETVR comes from the coding sequence ATGATGGAATGGCTTACGGATATGGCGGCAAAGAGAGCCGAACTGTCGCCGCACAAAACCGCTTTCGTCGACCATGACACCGGAACGGAATTGACGTTTTCAGACGTCAACGACCGGGCAAACCGCACCGCCAATGCGCTCCTGTCACTGGGGTTGCAGAGAGGCGACCGGATCGCCGTTCTGTGCCTGAACAGGTCCGACTTCTTCGTCCTCCTTTTTGCCGCCCAGAAGACCGGGATCATCCTGGTGCCCTTGAACTGGCGTCAACCGGAAGCCGAACTGGAACCGATCCTCGCCCTGTCAAAGGCAAGGCTGATCATTCATGACAGCGAGTTCCGCGAAACCGCGCTGAACCTGGCAAATGCCCTCAATCTTACCCACCACGCCTTTGCGTCGAAGGACGCCGACCGTCTGGACACCCTAATTGCCAAGGCGCCAACTGATCCGGTCGGCGACGGCCGCATCGCAGCAAGCGCGCCCTGGTATCTGCTGTTCACCTCCGGCACCACCGGCCTGCCCAAGGCGGTCATCCAGACCGCCGGCATGGCTTGGGCGAACATGATCAATTATTCCCAGGCGACCGGCCTCTCCGGCACGGACCGATGCGTCAACTATCTGCCGCTGTTTCATACCGCCGGCATTAATTTGCCCACCCTGCCTTTGTTCCTGTTGGGCGGTGTTTCGTTCATATTGTCCAAGTTCGATGCCGATGCGGTCGTCGATCTGATGGCGCAGGGGGCCCTCACCTCTTTCTTCGGCGTGCCTGCGATCTATCAGGCTCTCGCGCTGCATCCCCGTATCGATGACGTTGATTTCGCGAAGCTGAAATCTCTCGGCTGCGGCGGCGCACCGGTCCCGGCCCACCTGCTCACCGATTTCATGGCCCGCGGCGCAACCATCTGCAATGGCATGGGCATGACCGAAACAGGCCCGACCGTCTTCCTCATGGATCCGGAGAATGCTTCGAAAAAGGTCGGCTCTGTCGGTAAGGCGCAGATCCTGTCCGAAGTCCGACTTGAAAACGCCGACGGCAAGATCGTACAGGGTGCAGGTGAAGGCGAGCTGCAGCTGCGTGGCCCCGGCATCACCCCGGGCTATATGGACAACCCGGAAGCGACCGAGGCTAGCTTCACCAAAGACGGATGGCTCAAATCCGGCGACGTCGCCCGTCGTGACGAGGAAGGCTATTATTACATCGTCGACCGGATCAAGGACATGTACATCTCCGGCGGAGAAAACGTCTATCCGGCCGAGGTGGAAAAGGTCCTGACCACCCATCCGGCGATCCTGGAAGCGGTCGTCATCGGAGTCGAAGACGAAAGATGGGGCGAGGTCGGCGCAGCCTTCCTGGTCGAACGTCCGGGGACAACCATCGACACCGCGGGCCTGCCAGCCTGGTGTCGGGAGCGCCTCGCGCCCTACAAGATCCCGAAAAGCTTTCAGGTCGCGAACGATCTGCCCCGGACGGCCGCCGGCAAGGTCCGCAAGAACATCCTCAAGGATACGCTCGCCCAAGAACCGGAGACCGTCCGTTGA
- a CDS encoding enoyl-CoA hydratase/isomerase family protein: MPSLVKFSHDRNIASIRLNRPERHNALTPALLNDLRGCLELARGVAPDALVLSAEGRSFSTGGDIGGFMEHAESPDELLAYSDRIVGALHDVIIDLLEFPAPVLAAVNGPVTGGSLGLILAADLVAMSENTFLQPYYAVVGFGPDGGWTALLPERIGTAKALEIQYLNTRLTANDALSLGLANAVVPEGAVERQIDTWTASIAGMNANTLKATRANIWDKKRIATVRERLDQEKSRFLERVTAPDTLEGMKRFTGRP; this comes from the coding sequence ATGCCTTCGCTCGTCAAATTTTCCCATGATCGGAATATTGCCAGCATCAGGCTGAACAGGCCGGAACGGCACAATGCTTTAACACCGGCCCTCCTGAACGATCTTCGCGGGTGCCTGGAACTTGCCCGTGGCGTCGCCCCGGACGCCCTGGTGCTGTCGGCCGAGGGCCGAAGCTTTTCGACCGGCGGCGACATCGGCGGCTTCATGGAGCATGCCGAGAGCCCGGACGAGCTTCTTGCCTATTCTGACCGGATCGTCGGCGCCCTGCATGACGTGATCATCGATCTTCTGGAATTTCCTGCCCCGGTTCTGGCGGCCGTCAATGGTCCTGTCACCGGCGGATCGCTCGGCCTCATCCTCGCGGCGGACCTTGTCGCCATGAGTGAAAACACCTTCCTGCAGCCTTATTACGCTGTCGTCGGCTTCGGTCCCGACGGGGGCTGGACCGCGCTTTTACCTGAGCGGATCGGCACGGCGAAAGCGCTGGAAATTCAGTACCTGAATACCCGGCTGACGGCCAACGACGCCCTGAGCCTTGGCCTGGCAAATGCGGTCGTTCCGGAAGGCGCCGTTGAGCGCCAGATCGACACCTGGACGGCTTCCATCGCCGGGATGAACGCAAATACCCTCAAAGCGACCCGGGCAAACATCTGGGACAAGAAACGCATCGCGACCGTCCGCGAGCGGCTGGATCAGGAAAAAAGCCGGTTTCTGGAGCGCGTGACCGCCCCAGACACCCTGGAAGGCATGAAACGCTTTACCGGAAGACCCTAA
- a CDS encoding TetR/AcrR family transcriptional regulator, which translates to MAKAARKTGTGNDPSNGQIQPKTARGEATRKAILSAAERVIGERGFNEASIGHITREAGVAQGTFYIYFKSKDEVFSELVLEMGRLVRRALSEATHNIENRLDAEKAGLTAFLEFIRAHPDLYRIIQEALFVDPEAYHAYYHTFAEGYRNGLEAAVKAGQIKPGDADTRAWALMGISRSLGERAVIWGDKTPVEEVVETTHDLIVNGLKP; encoded by the coding sequence TTGGCAAAAGCAGCGCGAAAAACAGGCACCGGGAACGACCCGTCGAACGGACAGATCCAGCCGAAGACCGCCCGGGGCGAAGCGACCCGCAAGGCGATCCTGTCCGCCGCCGAGCGCGTCATCGGTGAGCGCGGTTTCAACGAAGCCTCAATCGGACACATCACCCGGGAGGCCGGCGTCGCGCAGGGCACATTCTACATCTATTTCAAGAGCAAGGACGAAGTCTTCTCCGAACTGGTTCTGGAGATGGGCCGTTTGGTCCGGCGCGCGCTCAGCGAAGCGACCCACAATATCGAGAACCGCCTCGATGCGGAAAAGGCCGGCCTGACCGCCTTCCTGGAATTCATTCGGGCGCACCCGGATCTCTACCGGATCATTCAGGAAGCGCTCTTTGTGGATCCGGAAGCCTATCACGCCTACTACCACACCTTCGCCGAGGGTTATCGGAACGGGCTTGAAGCGGCAGTCAAGGCCGGCCAGATCAAACCGGGCGATGCGGATACCCGCGCCTGGGCACTGATGGGTATCTCCCGTTCTCTGGGCGAACGGGCCGTCATCTGGGGAGACAAGACCCCGGTCGAAGAGGTCGTCGAGACTACCCATGACCTGATCGTCAACGGCTTGAAACCCTGA
- a CDS encoding dioxygenase, with translation MTIERQEQVTEAVLKVMEQTNDPRLREIMVSLITHLHGFIRDVRLTEDEFRNATAIVNEIGKLTTDTHNEAVLMSGSLGVSALVCLLNNGNNGATETTQNLLGPFWRLNSPITENDSSIVRSDTPGEPMVVTFTVTDQTGSPIEGAEVDIWHSSPAGFYENQDPDQADMNLRGKFTTDETGEIRFRSIRPAGYPIPTDGLVGCLLAAQNRHPYRPAHVHALAFKDGFKTLITQIYADDDPRLETDVQFGVTKATTGHFVRHDEAHPDIAGWIGPWYSLDHTLVMEPGEARLPQPPIK, from the coding sequence ATGACAATAGAACGCCAGGAGCAGGTCACCGAGGCCGTGCTGAAGGTAATGGAGCAAACCAATGATCCGCGCCTGCGCGAAATCATGGTCTCGCTGATTACCCATCTGCACGGCTTCATCCGGGACGTCCGGCTGACCGAAGATGAGTTCCGCAACGCGACCGCAATCGTCAACGAGATCGGCAAGTTGACCACCGACACCCACAATGAAGCGGTCCTAATGTCCGGGTCGCTCGGCGTCTCTGCCCTGGTCTGCCTGCTCAACAACGGCAACAACGGAGCGACCGAGACCACGCAGAACCTGCTCGGTCCCTTCTGGCGGCTGAACTCCCCCATAACCGAAAACGACTCCTCGATCGTTCGCTCCGATACGCCGGGAGAACCGATGGTCGTAACCTTCACCGTCACAGATCAAACCGGATCCCCGATCGAGGGCGCCGAGGTGGATATCTGGCATTCGTCCCCCGCGGGCTTTTATGAAAACCAGGATCCGGATCAGGCGGACATGAACCTGCGCGGCAAGTTCACAACGGACGAGACGGGAGAGATCCGTTTTCGCTCGATCCGGCCCGCCGGTTATCCGATCCCGACAGATGGCCTCGTCGGATGTCTGCTTGCCGCCCAGAATCGCCATCCCTATCGCCCCGCTCATGTCCACGCGCTGGCCTTCAAGGACGGCTTCAAGACGCTGATCACCCAGATATATGCCGACGACGATCCAAGACTGGAAACCGATGTCCAGTTCGGTGTGACAAAGGCGACCACCGGACATTTCGTCCGCCATGACGAAGCCCATCCCGACATCGCCGGCTGGATCGGTCCCTGGTACTCCCTCGATCACACGCTGGTGATGGAGCCCGGCGAGGCAAGACTGCCCCAGCCGCCGATCAAGTGA
- a CDS encoding xanthine dehydrogenase family protein molybdopterin-binding subunit: MKYGIGQSVTRKEDQRFLTGQGLYVDDIKDASKLHAYVVRSPLAHADIRSIDVEAAKGAPGVHAVLTGADYQADGIGGISCHTIFPGLHQNVKTAPFSALAQNRVYYAGMAVAVVIADSRVLAQDAAELIEVDYDELPVVIDTPSAIADGAPVIWDNAPDNVAFHIALGDEAATKAAIESAAHVTRLTLHNNRLSANALEPRGTTCSYDAREARVTVQTSTQSPHSVRAEIAGTLGLAQTQVRVLAKDVGGGFGMKGAVYPEDVLVAWAAKKLHRTVCWQADRSESLLADYHGRDQMGEAELALDANGKITALRVSSDYNAGAFLATGGGVSAMFAATLATGCYHVPAAYALSRAIYTNTSPTQPYRGAGRPEASYLIERLMDKAARETGRDRIEIRKLNMVTPEQMPYQTPLLYKIDTGNYGAVVDKALEVSDWASMDQRKAASTENGKLRGVGIALHMENAGLVNESMEIRFDPGGSVTVLAGTFSHGQGHETVYAQMVSDWLGVPFDSIRVLQGDTDAVSFGRGTVASRSMINGGGSLKIAADKVIDKARAIAGHLLEASADDVVFEAGELSVAGTDKKMPIQKVAAMSFLPILPPELGLGLSGEGDFLLQGFTFPNGCQVAEVEVDPETGDIDVLQIVSVDDVGTVINPMLLEGQMVGGIAQGLGQALMEDVVYDETGQLTTGSFMDYAMPRATDMPPIDFSTLSTPTETNPLGVKGAGEAGTVGATPAIISAILDALAPVGVEDISLPATPHKVWSAIAEASS; this comes from the coding sequence ATGAAATACGGTATCGGTCAATCGGTTACGCGCAAGGAAGATCAGCGTTTTCTGACCGGACAGGGGCTTTATGTCGACGACATCAAGGATGCATCGAAGCTCCATGCCTACGTGGTTCGTTCGCCCCTCGCCCATGCCGATATCCGCTCTATCGACGTCGAGGCCGCCAAGGGAGCGCCAGGCGTTCATGCGGTTCTGACAGGGGCGGATTATCAGGCCGATGGCATTGGCGGGATATCCTGCCACACGATCTTTCCCGGCCTCCACCAGAATGTCAAAACGGCCCCTTTTTCTGCTCTCGCACAAAACCGGGTGTACTACGCGGGCATGGCCGTGGCGGTGGTGATCGCCGACAGCCGTGTCCTTGCCCAGGACGCCGCTGAGTTGATCGAAGTCGACTACGACGAACTGCCGGTCGTCATCGATACTCCCTCCGCGATCGCGGATGGCGCGCCAGTTATCTGGGACAACGCCCCGGACAATGTCGCCTTTCATATCGCGCTCGGCGATGAAGCCGCGACGAAAGCCGCCATCGAATCCGCCGCGCATGTCACCCGGCTGACGCTGCACAACAATCGTCTGTCGGCCAATGCCCTTGAACCGCGCGGAACGACCTGCAGCTACGACGCACGCGAAGCCCGCGTGACTGTTCAGACCTCGACCCAGTCACCCCATTCTGTCCGCGCAGAAATCGCCGGTACACTCGGTCTGGCACAAACCCAGGTGCGCGTCCTTGCAAAGGATGTCGGCGGCGGTTTCGGCATGAAAGGGGCGGTCTATCCTGAAGATGTGCTTGTTGCCTGGGCGGCGAAGAAACTGCACCGCACCGTCTGCTGGCAAGCCGACCGCTCCGAATCGCTTCTGGCCGACTACCACGGCCGCGACCAGATGGGTGAAGCGGAACTGGCGTTGGACGCGAACGGCAAGATCACCGCACTCCGGGTCTCCAGCGACTATAACGCCGGAGCCTTCCTCGCCACCGGCGGCGGCGTATCCGCCATGTTCGCCGCCACGCTTGCGACCGGTTGCTATCACGTGCCCGCGGCCTATGCCCTCTCCCGCGCGATCTACACCAACACCTCTCCGACCCAACCCTACCGGGGTGCCGGGCGCCCGGAGGCGTCCTATCTGATCGAACGGCTGATGGATAAGGCGGCCCGGGAAACCGGCCGTGACCGGATCGAAATCCGGAAGCTGAACATGGTGACCCCAGAGCAGATGCCCTACCAGACGCCCCTGCTCTACAAGATCGACACCGGCAATTACGGCGCCGTGGTCGACAAGGCACTGGAAGTCAGCGACTGGGCATCCATGGATCAACGCAAGGCGGCTTCGACCGAGAACGGCAAACTGCGCGGCGTCGGTATCGCGCTCCACATGGAAAACGCCGGGCTTGTCAATGAGTCCATGGAAATCCGCTTCGATCCGGGCGGAAGCGTCACGGTGCTTGCCGGAACCTTCTCTCACGGCCAGGGTCATGAAACGGTCTATGCCCAGATGGTCTCCGACTGGCTTGGTGTGCCGTTTGACAGCATCCGGGTCCTTCAGGGCGATACCGACGCCGTTTCCTTCGGTCGCGGCACTGTTGCCTCCCGGTCCATGATCAACGGCGGCGGATCTCTCAAGATCGCGGCCGACAAGGTGATCGACAAGGCCCGTGCCATTGCCGGCCATCTGCTGGAAGCAAGCGCGGACGATGTCGTGTTCGAAGCCGGCGAACTGTCGGTTGCCGGAACCGACAAGAAGATGCCGATCCAGAAGGTGGCAGCCATGTCGTTCCTGCCGATCCTGCCGCCGGAACTCGGGCTCGGCCTGTCCGGCGAAGGCGACTTCCTACTGCAGGGCTTTACCTTCCCGAACGGCTGCCAGGTCGCGGAAGTGGAAGTCGATCCGGAAACCGGCGATATCGACGTGCTGCAGATCGTCTCCGTCGATGACGTTGGAACCGTCATCAATCCCATGCTGCTCGAAGGCCAGATGGTTGGTGGCATCGCGCAAGGCCTGGGCCAGGCGCTGATGGAAGACGTGGTCTATGACGAAACGGGCCAGCTCACCACCGGCAGCTTCATGGACTACGCCATGCCGCGGGCAACCGACATGCCGCCGATCGATTTCTCCACCCTGAGCACGCCGACGGAGACCAATCCCCTCGGTGTAAAAGGTGCAGGCGAGGCCGGCACGGTCGGGGCAACGCCCGCGATCATCTCGGCGATCCTGGACGCACTGGCACCTGTTGGTGTGGAGGATATTTCGCTCCCGGCGACGCCCCACAAGGTCTGGAGCGCCATAGCCGAAGCTTCCAGCTAA